A window of the Gossypium arboreum isolate Shixiya-1 chromosome 2, ASM2569848v2, whole genome shotgun sequence genome harbors these coding sequences:
- the LOC108470168 gene encoding probable ubiquitin-conjugating enzyme E2 16 — protein MSSSSASSRKALSKIACNRLQKELVEWQSNPPSGFKHKVTDNLQRWVIEVNGAPGTLYANETYQLQVDFPEHYPMEAPQVIFLHPAPLHPHIYSNGHICLDILYDSWSPAMTVSSICISILSMLSSATAKQCPEDNDRYVKNCRNGRSPKQTRWWFHDDKV, from the exons ATGAGCAGCTCATCTGCATCCTCTCGCAAG GCGCTGAGTAAAATTGCCTGTAATCGGCTGCAAAAAGAGCTTGTAGAATGGCAGTCCAACCCTCCTTCTGGTTTCAAACATAAAGTCACAGATAATCTTCAAAG ATGGGTAATTGAAGTAAATGGAGCTCCGGGTACTTTATATGCCAATGAAACTTATCAGCTTCAAGTTGATTTCCCTGAACATTACCCCATGGAAGCACCCCAG GTTATTTTTCTTCATCCAGCACCTCTCCATCCACATATTTATAGCAATGGACATATTTGTTTAG atatattgtatgattcaTGGTCACCTGCTATGACTGTTAGTTCTATCTGTATCAGCATTCTCTCCATGCTATCGAGCGCGACTGCCAAG caatgtcccgaagacaatgaCAGGTACGTAAAGAACTGTAGGAATGGCCGATCTCCGAAGCAGACACGGTGGTGGTTCCATGATGATAAAGTTTAA